The window GAGTTTTTTGTTCTCGAAGTAGTCCAGCGTCATGGTTTGTTTGTCAATAACAGGCTGAATGTCGAATTGGGTGAAGAGCTTGAACTTTTTATCGCCCAGGCTGGAGCTTATATTTTTTCCATTGGAGGCAAGCAGGTGGCCAAAGTGGTAAATGGTTTCATAGCCCCTGTACACCATATCAGAAGGGCGGGAGTAAAAGTTGGTCCTGAAATGTTCCTGCACGCCAAGCGCCAGTGAGTCGGCCGGATTGATATAGAATGGTGTGCTGTAATATATTTCAATGCCTTTGAATATTGGTTTTTCAAAATCAAACTGCCACCAGGTAGGCATGCCCATCACGGTGGTGGTGTAGCTGCTGCTGACAGCGGCCAGTTGCTGGCAAACCTGCTGACCGAAGAAGGCATCGAGGCTGGCTACCAGGCATACATTGGTTTTGTTACTGTCCAGGTAGTCTGTGATATCATCCTGCGTGAAGTTATTCTCCAGGGTCACGTATTTCATTTTCAGCGGAACGCCCAGGGTAGATTTTTCAGCTTCTGTAAAATAGTTTCTTAATAAATCTTCTGTGGCGCCTTTCTTACGGAAAACGACAATGGTAGACACGGAATAGTTCTTTTGCAGGAATTTGTAGATGCCCGCGCACTGCGTAGGGAGGGTGGAGTTCAGAATAACATAGTAGGGGTTATTCCTGGCGCCCGCTTCAATGGGCAGGTTTACATTGATAAAGGGTATGGTTAAAGAGGCGGCCATCTGCACCAACAGGTTGGCTTCATTCGCATTTACTACGTGCCCTATGAGCAAGTCCATTTGCTTTATCTCTTCACTGCGTAGCAGGGACATGAGTGGCCGGGAAGCAGAACGGGTATCATAAACATGTATTTCCAGTTGCAACCCTTCTTTTTTCATGGAGTCTATTGCCAGTTGGGCACCCTCCCAAAATTCAAGACCGGGATTGATGAACTTGGGGAAGTTTTTAGCATACCGGTATTGGCCGGCAGCATCAAAAGCAGAATCCAGGTAAAGCGGAGCAAATATGGCTACATGATGCCGTTGGGGAAGTGAATCGGGGCGTGCAGCCAGGGAATCTGTCTGCGAAAAAGAAATAGTCCATTGTATCAATGCACAGAGGGTGAGCAAAATAAAACGCCTATTCTTTTTCATGATGGTTCGTATATGAGGTGACTCCCTTCCACAAAACCAGTAAGCACGCACAGGCAATAACGCTCTGCCAGGTACAGATATTTTACTGTTTTACAGGGATTATGATCAAGACGGTTACTCCCACTCGATCGTTGCAGGCGGTTTACTGCTGATATCGTACACCACCCGGTTAATTCCCTTCACATTATTGATAATATCATTCGAAATATGTGCCAGGAAATCGTAAGGGAGGTGCGCCCAGTCGGCCGTCATACCATCTACAGAGGTAACTGCCCGTAAGGCAACTGTGAACTCATAGGTGCGCTCATCACCCATTACGCCTACACTCTTCACCGGCAGGAGGATAGCGCCGGCCTGCCATACCTGGTCGTACAGGTGGTGGTCTTTTAAGCCTTGTATGTAGCGGTCATCGGCTTCCTGCAGCAACTGTACCCTATCCGGGGTGATCTCTCCCAGTATGCGGATGGCTAATCCGGGGCCGGGGAAAGGATGACGATTTAACAAATTAGCAGGGATTCCCAGTTCGGCGCCCACGCGGCGTACCTCATCTTTAAAGAGGGTACGCAGGGGTTCTACCAGCTCCAGGTGCATAATATCGGGCAAACCACCCACATTGTGGTGCGATTTGATGGTGACTGAAGGACCATGTACAGATACGCTCTCGATCACATCGGGGTAAATGGTACCCTGGCCCAGTAATCCGATCCCTTCCACTTTCTTAGCCTCTTCCTGGAAAACATCTATAAATAACTTGCCAATGGTTTTGCGCTTGGCCTCGGGGTCGGTTTTCCCCTTCAGTTCATTATAGAAAAGCTCTTTGGCATCCACGCCTTTTACATTGAGGCCGATAGTGCCGTAGGTATCCAGTACTTGTTGGAATTCATTCTTGCGCAGCACGCCATTGTCCACAAAAATGCCAAAGAGGCGTTCACCGATGGCCTTGTGGATGAGGGTGGCGGCAACTGTGGAATCCACACCACCACTTAATGCCATGATCACTTTACGGTCGCCGATCTGCTTTTTGAGGGCATTCACGGTATCGGTAATAAAGTGGGCGGGCGTCCAGTCCTGCTTACAACCGCAGATATTAACGAGGAAGTTCTTCAGTATTTTTTTCCCTTCAATAGAGTGGTATA of the Paraflavitalea devenefica genome contains:
- a CDS encoding amino acid ABC transporter substrate-binding protein, coding for MKKNRRFILLTLCALIQWTISFSQTDSLAARPDSLPQRHHVAIFAPLYLDSAFDAAGQYRYAKNFPKFINPGLEFWEGAQLAIDSMKKEGLQLEIHVYDTRSASRPLMSLLRSEEIKQMDLLIGHVVNANEANLLVQMAASLTIPFINVNLPIEAGARNNPYYVILNSTLPTQCAGIYKFLQKNYSVSTIVVFRKKGATEDLLRNYFTEAEKSTLGVPLKMKYVTLENNFTQDDITDYLDSNKTNVCLVASLDAFFGQQVCQQLAAVSSSYTTTVMGMPTWWQFDFEKPIFKGIEIYYSTPFYINPADSLALGVQEHFRTNFYSRPSDMVYRGYETIYHFGHLLASNGKNISSSLGDKKFKLFTQFDIQPVIDKQTMTLDYFENKKLYFVKKVDGIVKAVY
- the guaA gene encoding glutamine-hydrolyzing GMP synthase yields the protein MTEKILILDFGSQYTQLIARAVREANVYCEIVPYHHKIEFDASLKGIILSGSPFSVNDANAPMVDIASLHQQLPLLGVCYGAQLTAKQFGGRVANSNKREYGRALMTKTKEDILLKDVTDNSQVWMSHADSVLDLPSGFEVLATTDTIPYAAFKKNGTELPLYCVQFHPEVYHSIEGKKILKNFLVNICGCKQDWTPAHFITDTVNALKKQIGDRKVIMALSGGVDSTVAATLIHKAIGERLFGIFVDNGVLRKNEFQQVLDTYGTIGLNVKGVDAKELFYNELKGKTDPEAKRKTIGKLFIDVFQEEAKKVEGIGLLGQGTIYPDVIESVSVHGPSVTIKSHHNVGGLPDIMHLELVEPLRTLFKDEVRRVGAELGIPANLLNRHPFPGPGLAIRILGEITPDRVQLLQEADDRYIQGLKDHHLYDQVWQAGAILLPVKSVGVMGDERTYEFTVALRAVTSVDGMTADWAHLPYDFLAHISNDIINNVKGINRVVYDISSKPPATIEWE